The nucleotide window GGTATGTCTGGCTGGCGACGTCCGGGCATCGGTCGGGGACCTCGTCATCACGCGCCACAACGACCGCACCCTGGTGGCGAAGCCAGGTGGGTGGGTCAAGAACGGCGACTGCTGGCGCATCACCGACGTTCGCGGCGACGGATCCGTGGTCGTGCGGGCAGTCGGGGCGCGTCGACGCACAGTCCTCCCCGCGGCATACGTGGGGGAGCACCTTGACCTCGGGTACGCCATCACGGCGCATCGAGCTCAGGGCGTCACCGTCGACACCGCCCACGTGGTCGTGACGGCATCGACGACCAGGGAGAACCTGTATGTCTCGATGACCCGCGGCCGTCAATTCAACATCGCGTACGTCGCCCTCGACCAACCCGACGACAGCCACTCGACACCCGAGCCAGACGACGTCACCGCACGGACCGTCCTATACGGGGTTCTCCAGCACAAGGGCGCGAACCTCTCGGCTCACCAGACCATCGGGGCCGAACAGGAGGAGTACGGCGGCATCGGCCGGCTGGCTGCCGAACTCGAGACCATCGCCGCTGACGCTCAGCACGACAGGTTCGTAGAACTGCTTGCCCGTTCCGGGCTCACGCCCACGCAGCACGAGGCGCTGACGGCGTCGACCGCGTTCGGTCCGCTCTCGGCCGCGCTACGCAGAGCCGAGGCATACCACCACGACCTCGAGATGGTGGTCCCTCGGATCGTCGCCCAGCACACGCTGGACGATGCCGACGACATCGCTGCCGTTCTCACCCACCGGCTCACGAAGACCACCGCTCAGACCCCGCGCGGACTACGGCGCCAGCCGCACCTCATCGCCGGCCTCATCCCAGAACCGCTTGGCCCGTTGGATGAGGACGATCGTCAGGCCATCACCCAGCGTGCCGCCCTGATCGAAACCCGTGCTGGGGCGCTCGCCGAGCAGGCTATGGCGGACCGAGAGCCTTGGACTCGCCGGCTGAGCGTGTCCCAGCCCGGATCCGCGGACCAGGAGAACCGGATGGCGGGTCTCTCCACCATCGCGGCCTACCGCGACCGCTACTGCGTCACGTCTGATCTTCCCGTCGGTGGGGGAGCGGACAGTGATGCCCAGCGTGCCGACCGCGAACGGGCACTCCAAGCCCTCCGCCGCGCTGAGCAGCTTCGTGGCGAGAGCCCGCAGCCAGGTTGGGCCGTCAGCGTGGAGGCACAAGCCCTTGCCGCGCCATAGCCGTCCATACCGTTGAGTTCTCCACAGTTGCCGGCACTGGGTGAGTGTCCCCGGGCGTGCGAGACGTAGTCGTGGAGCATGTTGCTCTTGATCGCGATCCCAGTCTTCGTGGCCGTAGCCGCCTTCCAGCGCTACCTCGCCACCTATGCCCCGACGAACATCCTGATCCGACGCGTTGGTTGTTCGCCGGCTCGATTCCGGACCGCGACAAGGCTCGCCGCGCTCGCGGTCGTCCTTCTCCTGGCCATGCGCGGCGTTCAGGTCTGCGTCAGCGCCGGTAGGCCCGCCTGGCTCAATCTCGTCGCTCTCGTGCTTGCGTGGGACGCCATCAAGATCGGGTGCAGCGCTATTGGCGTGGCCCTGCGCAGCCTCGTTGGCCGTACCGACCGTCAGTCGGCCCGCATCGACGCCCACACGGCATCGGGGCTCGTAGGATCGTCACGTGTCTGACGACCTCTCGCTGTTCGGTGACGACGAGCGCCCCGAACCTCCCGCCCAGGCATCGGCTCCCGCGCCCGCGGCGGACTGGCAGGTCGACCTTCTGCGGAAGGCACTCAACGCCCGGGGCCTGACGTCGATGGCCGAGCGGCAACAGGCCATCGAGACGGCGGCCGGCCGGGCCGTGGAATCTCTGCGGGCCCTCACCCACGATGAGGCCCTGTCGGTCCTGAACCGGCTGGGTCCGGCGCCGACCAAACCGACGGCGTCCTCGTCGTGGGACGACCGCGATGAAGACACCTGGTTAGACCGGCTCTGATCCGCCCCTGTCCGGTCGGCCGCGCCTCCAGATGCTCCGGATGCGCCCTGAGAAGATCACGAAGGTGCCGAGACACCGCTGGTGGAGCGGAGCTGTCGGTGGGTTCGCGTAGCGTTCGTGGACTGTCAATCAGGAGGTTCGATCGGTGCAGTTGGAAGAGTTCAAGCCGGGTCTGCGGATCGATGGGCTGATCCCGGCCGAGGTCATCACTGTTGTTGCCGTGCAATGGCATGGCACCGACGCGCTGGAGCTGACCTACAAGTACTCCGCTGGCGGGCTCGGCCAGCAGGTCGTGTTCCGCAAGGATGAGGGCACCCTCTCGGCCGCGCAGACCGGTAGCCGCGCGTTCGATGCGACGGCGAGCGACTTCAAGTTGGTCGCCGAGGCGCAGCGGATCACTCTGGCCGGCCTGTTCGACCCGATGCTCGCCGTCGCAACGAGTGATGTGCAGCCGCTCCCGCACCAGATCCAGGCTGTCTACGGCGAACTCCTGCCGCGCACACCACTGCGGTTCCTCCTGGCCGACGACCCCGGTGCCGGCAAGACGATCATGGCCGGCCTCTACGTCAAGGAGCTGTTGCTCCGCGACGACGTCAAGCATTGCCTCATCGTCGCGCCGGGCGGCTTGGTAGAGCAGTGGCAAGACGAGCTGTTCTTCAAGTTCGGGCTGCGCTTCGACCTGCTGACGAACCAGTTGATCGACGCCAACGTCAACCTGAACGTCTTCGAGTCCAACCCGCTCCTGATCGCGCGGATGGACCAGCTCTCCCGCAACGAGGAGTTGCAGGCGCAGCTCAAAGAAACCGAGTGGGACCTCATCATTGTTGACGAGGCACACCGGATGGGTGCCCACTACTTCGGCGGCAAGTTGGAGAAGACCAAGCGCTTCCAGCTCGGGGAGATGCTCGGAGACATCACGCGTCACCTGCTGCTGATGACCGCCACCCCTCACTCCGGCAAGGAGGAGGACTTCCAACTCTTCCTGACCCTCCTCGACCGCGACCGGTTCGAGGGCAAGAGCACCAAGTCAGCGGACCTTGATGGCGTCATGCGGCGCCTCACTAAGGAAGACCTGCTCACCTTCGAGGGCAAGAAGCTCTTCCCGGAACGCATCGCCGAAACCGTGCCCTACGAGCTGACAGCCTTGGAGTACGACCTCTACGAGGACGTCACCCACTATGTCCGCGAGGGAATGAACCGCGCCGAGAAGCTGGGCGGCAAGCGCAAGAACACCGTTGGCTTCGCCCTCACTGTGCTCCAGCGCCGACTCGCATCCAGCCCCGAGGCGATTTACCGGAGTCTCGTACGTCGTTCGGAGCGGTTGGAGCGCAAGAAGCAGGAGATCCTCAACGGCACCTACTTCGACACCGACCCCAAGGTCGACCTCTCGGACCTGGACTCGGACGACTTCAATGCCGAGGAGATCGAGGAGATCGAGGAGGAACTACTCGACGCAGCCACCGCTGCGCAGACAGTCGAGGAGTTGAACGCCGAACTGATCGAACTCGCAGACCTCACCAAGACGGCCAAGCAGGTCCGCGACATCGGCACCGACCGCAAGTGGACTGAACTGTCCACGATCCTCCAAGACAATGCGCTCATCACCGACGAGAACGGATGGCCGCGCAAGTTCATCATCTTCACCGAGCACCGCGACACCCTCGACTACCTCCATCGCCGAATCACTTCACTAATCGGGCAAGCCCGACGCCGTCCGCGCGATCCACGGAGGTGTACGCCGAGGCGAGCGTCGTCTGATCACCGAGGAGTTCACCAAGAACCGCGACGTCCAGATCCTGCTCGCCACCGACGCCGCCGGCGAAGGCCTCAACCTTCAAGCCGCGCACCTGATGGTCAACTACGACCTGCCGTGGAACCCCAACCGCATCGAGCAGCGCTTCGGCCGCATCCACCGCATCGGCCAAGAGGAGGTCTGCCGGCTTGTGGAACCTCGTCGCCTCCAACACCCGCGAGGGCGAGGTCTTCACCCGGCTGTTGGAGAAGCTCGAACAGATGCGCCAGACCTACGGCGGCAAGGTCTTCGACGTCCTCGGCGAAGCATTCACCGAGACCCCACTGCGCACCCTTCTGCTTGAGGCCATCCAGTACGGCGAACGCCCAGACGTGAAGGCCAAGATGCACGAGGTCATCGACGCCTCCGTCGGCGACGGACTCAAGGACCTGCTCGACGAGCGAGCCCTCGCGTCGGAGAACCTCGCAGAGGCTGACCTCCAGGCGCTGAGAACGGCGATGGACGAAGCCCGCGCACGCCGTCTCCAGCCGCACTACATCGAGCTCGCATTCAAGGCAGCGTTCAACCGCCTCGGTGGCCGGATCGTGAAGCGGGAGCAGGGTCGCTACGAGATCGCCAACGTGCCCCAGCAGATCCGGGCAGCAGGCAAGGGCCGATTGCCACCAAGTACGACCGGGTGACCTTCGAGTTGGGCAAGGTCGGCGGCGAGGACCTGACCCGAGCCGACCTGCTCGCACCCGGTCACCCGCTCCACGACGCTGTCATGGACGAAGCAGTCCGCCAGTTCGGCGGCACCCTCAACCGAGGCACCGTCCTGGTGTCCTCGACCTTGGAGGAACCGAACCTGCTCGTCGGAGTGATCGAGGAAGTCGCTGACGCCACCGGCGGGTCCGTGTCACGACGATTCGGCTACGCCTTCGTCGACAGCTTCGGCACCGTCACCCCAGCCGGCCCTGCTCCGTACCTCGACTGCGTCGCAGCACCCGACAGTCCGGCCACCGACGCCGCCCGTGCTTTGCCCTGGCTCGCCGATGCCGAGGACACGGCCACGAGCTGGATCATCGCCAACCAGTTGCCCGAGTACCTCGCCGAAGTCCAGCCGCGACGACTCGCCGAGCTGAGCAAGGCCCGCGCCCTCGTCACCAAGCGACTCGAAGGACGAACGCGACCGCCTCCTCCTCGATGCCGCCATCGCATCGGAGAAGGAGCAGGCGGGCGACAAGCCGAAAGAGTCGTCGGAGAGCCTCAACCGCAAGGCCATCGAACTCGACGTGCGCCTACGCAAGCGCCTGGAGTTGCTCGACCAGCAGCAGCTCATGTCGACCAAACCGCCACGCATCGTCACCGCCGCACTCGTGCTCCCGGTCGGGATGCTGGAAGCCGACCTGCCCGCCACCGCACCTATCCACGCCAAGGAGACCAAGGAAGTCGAGCGCCGCGGCGTTGACCTGGTCCTCGCCCGGGAGCGAGAGCTCGGTCGCAAGCCCGTCGAGCAGGCGTTCAACAACCCCGGCTTCGACATCCTCTCGACCGACGCGAAGGGCGACACGTTCCGCATCGAGGTCAAAGCCCGCATCGACGGAGCCACCGACTTCTTCGTCACCCACAACGAAGTGATGACCGGCAAGAACGCCGTACCGCGCTACCGCCTCGCCCTTGTCCGCGTCGACCCACGCGGAGCGCAGCACGA belongs to Nocardioides sp. and includes:
- a CDS encoding C-terminal helicase domain-containing protein, with product MTEEFTKNRDVQILLATDAAGEGLNLQAAHLMVNYDLPWNPNRIEQRFGRIHRIGQEEVCRLVEPRRLQHPRGRGLHPAVGEARTDAPDLRRQGLRRPRRSIHRDPTAHPSA
- a CDS encoding DUF3883 domain-containing protein, whose translation is MRLRKRLELLDQQQLMSTKPPRIVTAALVLPVGMLEADLPATAPIHAKETKEVERRGVDLVLARERELGRKPVEQAFNNPGFDILSTDAKGDTFRIEVKARIDGATDFFVTHNEVMTGKNAVPRYRLALVRVDPRGAQHDEVRYLDDPFATTDLGDFDATGVRGDWAKQWAKGKQPF